In the Verrucomicrobiota bacterium JB022 genome, one interval contains:
- a CDS encoding phosphatidylglycerophosphatase A has protein sequence MQLPLAVQLLLRQLPDAAVVPVVTLGKLGHLRPGPGTWGSAVGVLVYTVLFYPLPFPLQILLLAPFLIFCLLWCEEGERRLGHKDPSELILDEVAGQQLAFFGLGSIIHASNYPWAYFLAGFALFRFFDILKPLGIKRLQNFPGGMGVLVDDLVAGLAAAVCLGLAHFYLLPLVVE, from the coding sequence ATGCAGTTGCCGCTCGCGGTGCAGTTGCTCTTGCGTCAACTGCCCGATGCAGCCGTGGTGCCGGTCGTGACGCTGGGCAAGCTCGGCCACTTGCGACCGGGGCCGGGCACCTGGGGCAGCGCAGTGGGGGTGCTGGTTTACACCGTCCTCTTTTACCCGCTGCCGTTCCCGCTGCAGATCCTCCTGCTGGCACCGTTTCTGATCTTCTGCCTGCTATGGTGCGAAGAAGGCGAGCGACGTCTCGGTCACAAAGACCCGAGCGAGCTGATCCTCGACGAAGTCGCCGGGCAACAACTGGCGTTTTTCGGCCTCGGTAGTATCATCCACGCCAGTAACTACCCGTGGGCCTACTTCCTTGCCGGGTTCGCGCTCTTCCGCTTTTTCGACATCCTGAAGCCCCTCGGGATCAAACGCCTGCAGAACTTCCCCGGCGGCATGGGTGTGCTGGTCGACGATCTGGTGGCCGGCCTTGCCGCCGCCGTCTGCCTCGGCCTCGCGCACTTCTATCTGCTGCCGTTGGTTGTGGAGTAG
- the ispH gene encoding 4-hydroxy-3-methylbut-2-enyl diphosphate reductase, protein MKVIRAKSAGFCWGVERAINIARDFASKGRHPVYTDGPLIHNSQMMEKLQAEGVREVGDYQSRSDLTIDAEQDKNAVLVVRAHGISPERRSYLKSIGIDFKDATCPDVGIVAGKIKLHSRKGFHTVIFGDERHPEVIGLLGYTEGRGHVIKNTDEIDALPELGDQVLMVSQTTMFTDEFHRLGDHLISRFPKAVIVDTICGATKDRQGDIAVLMDQGVEAFVVIGGHHSANTRKLALLAQRTGKPTYHIETAKEIDAEEMAQFRIVGVTAGASTPEFLISRVCEQLAAIDTVGEAAGV, encoded by the coding sequence ATGAAAGTTATTCGGGCCAAGAGCGCTGGTTTTTGCTGGGGCGTCGAGCGGGCGATCAACATTGCACGCGATTTTGCCTCCAAGGGCCGCCACCCCGTCTACACCGACGGGCCGCTGATCCACAACAGCCAGATGATGGAAAAGCTGCAGGCCGAAGGTGTGCGCGAAGTGGGTGACTACCAGAGCCGTTCCGACCTCACGATCGATGCGGAGCAGGACAAGAACGCTGTACTCGTGGTGCGCGCGCACGGCATCTCCCCCGAGCGTCGCTCCTATCTCAAGTCCATCGGGATTGATTTCAAGGACGCCACCTGCCCGGATGTGGGCATCGTAGCGGGCAAGATCAAGCTGCACTCGCGCAAGGGCTTCCACACCGTAATTTTCGGCGACGAGCGCCACCCGGAGGTCATCGGCCTGCTTGGCTACACCGAGGGCCGCGGCCACGTGATCAAGAATACCGACGAGATCGACGCCCTGCCCGAGCTGGGCGACCAGGTGCTGATGGTGTCGCAAACTACCATGTTTACGGACGAGTTTCACCGTCTCGGCGATCACCTGATCTCCCGCTTCCCCAAGGCCGTGATCGTCGACACCATTTGCGGCGCGACGAAGGACCGCCAAGGCGATATCGCGGTGTTGATGGACCAGGGCGTCGAAGCCTTTGTCGTGATCGGCGGCCATCACTCGGCCAACACTCGCAAGCTGGCCCTGCTTGCCCAACGCACCGGCAAGCCGACCTACCACATCGAGACTGCCAAGGAGATCGACGCGGAAGAGATGGCGCAATTCCGCATCGTCGGCGTCACCGCCGGTGCCTCGACCCCAGAATTCCTGATCAGCCGCGTCTGCGAGCAACTCGCCGCCATTGATACGGTGGGCGAAGCGGCTGGCGTGTAG
- a CDS encoding type II toxin-antitoxin system RelB/DinJ family antitoxin yields the protein MPHTIVLHLHVEEARYREAEEVLSRLGLGLSDAIDLFFVEVASRGDLPFTATFPSERLQTDEQLGHTWNHSLGEY from the coding sequence ATGCCACATACGATCGTCCTTCATTTACATGTTGAAGAAGCACGGTATCGCGAGGCTGAAGAGGTCCTCAGTCGCCTCGGCTTGGGGCTGAGCGACGCCATTGACCTTTTCTTCGTGGAAGTGGCCTCGCGGGGAGATTTGCCATTTACCGCTACTTTTCCCAGCGAACGTCTACAGACAGACGAGCAGCTCGGCCATACCTGGAACCACTCTTTAGGTGAATATTGA